ATTGCATGGAAAAGCATTGTGTGTTCATTGACATGCTTTATAATAGGGGCCATAAGACAAACCTTATTGTAGGGGGATGGAGGTAAAACCCATGAACACTGAGGGAGAAGCTTTAGCTTGAACACAGTCCCTCCACAAGGACTATATTTGCACTGAAAAGATCTGTACTGTGTCTGTGACATTCAAAGTGATCTTAGTTTCTAAAAGATTTGGGGCATTTAGAttttcttaaaaaaaggtaagttgaaaataacaataaaaaaatgaacaaaatattaATTTTAAGTTGCATCTTAAACAGTAAACACGATACTATACAGTATGTGATGAAAAACCCATGAGCCATCCGTGAATCTTTTTTGCCCTTTtacagtcttttttttttttttacaatgtttttattttcttctcaaaatatatattttatatataatatttatatcaCAGTAATATACAAGTGCTTAAAGAAGAGAAAGTGGTGTCTGGGGTTGTGAGTATGTGGGGAAATAGAGAAGCTAGTAAATAAGGTAGAGGTATGGAGTTTAAAGCCATTGTCTTTCTTTGGTCAAGGGAACATTCCCTTAATTCTCAGATGTTTGGTATGTTTTGTGGTGAACAGCCACCCTCTGATTTGGTGTGAATATGGACACAAACCATTAGGGGCACTTAAAGTTGTATATTTACAATTTGTAATTGTAGTTACAATACCTCACAAATGACTGATATTGCCATGTTTGGTGTTACAATGACATCATGTTATAATAAAGTGAGTATAGGAAAATGTGAAGTTACTTTTTTGTGTTCtcccattaaaaaaaaagtgcttCTGTATTCACATGCGAATACGCAGGAGTCTTTACAGTATAATACAATGAACCCAAAAGTTCGACCCTGCTTTGGAGGCTGACGTTGTCATGTTCACAACTCTGGTCCAAGGGCACACAaatgggaggagggaggaggtgaaggaTAATGCCGGTGAATAGTTGAAATAGTCAAGGCATTTGTGCAGCCCCACACACGGAGGGAATTGTCCACAATGAGTCCCATGGTGTCCCTCATTCTTAGTCGTTCCTCTTATTCCTGCTATTGCGTGCGCCATCTTTCTTCCCACAGtccatctgtctctcctctgCGGAGATGGGTTGCTTGCAGGGTGCCGTGGTTTGCTGGCCCTCTCTTTCTTTACCAGCCTGAAGCTGCTGGCTAGACTGGAGCAGGGCCAGATATGGGTGCTGAGGTAATGGCTGTGCGTACGTAGGTGGTGTGGTTGGGGATTCTTGAGTTGCTGCTCCACCGTTGCTCATGGCCCTGTGCTTGAGGCGCAGTTTGTGTGGTAGTGCGGTGCCTTTGACCTCCGCCTGGTTCTCCCTGCTTTGCGGGGAGGAGTTTGGACCTCCAACCAAAGGTGACTGCTGGCGGTAGCTGCCCGTGTCGGAACAGGATGAAGATGGACCCTCGTCATCAGTGGAGGCATCTTTGTCGGAGCTGCGGGGATCGCCGTCACTTGAGGAGTTGTCTTTTCCCGAGTGACCCTGATAGTACCCTTCGTTTCTGGGATCTCCTTCGTAGGTCAGCACTGGAGGCTCGTCGTCCTGTACGCTGGGAAAGGAGATGTTGAACATCTGTGCGTCATCAACCTCTTGTCTGTGGAGAAGATCTGGTACCGTAGCGTCAGCCTTTTGAGCTTCAAGAGCTACCCGTTGATGATGGGCCGTGTACGCTTGTCCCTCTGCAACTTCTCCATCTACGTACTCATACGGCGGAGAATCCAAGGTCTTTCTCTCAAGCTGTTCTGTCACCTCTGCAAGGCTTCCAGTGCTTCCTGTAGGCCCGTCTGTAGACTGGGGGAGGATTTGGGGCATGTTCTGCTGACCTGTTTCCTGAGGCCTTGATCCGTCCACAGGATATGAGACGCTTCTGGACCGATAGAGGATGACGCTTCTCTGAGCAGCCTGCAGTGGAGGTGCCACAGCACTGACTATGGTCTCCTGGTGCCGATGCTGCTGTTGGTGATTGTGATATGCTGAGGGAAAGCTGTGTTGATGATGCGGTGTGGGTAATTCCCGATGGATGTTGAACATGATCTGTGTGGTAGTGCCATTTGCGATTTCTGTCTCCAGTCCTGCCCCTTCCTGTTTGATGTCATAGATCATTGGTTCTGGGCTGTCACTGGAAGAGCCATCAGACATATCTGAGAGAGAACCCCGAGGGGAATATTTAACTAGCTGTGTATGTCCTTCTCCTAAGCCAGATTGTTCAGTCTCGGAAGAATCAGAGTTCATAATCACATGTGAACCACTGGAGTAGCCAGGGTAAAAATGACTAGAAGAAGAGCCTCCAGATGTTCCACTGACTGGTCCTCCAATCTGCTGGCTTTTCTCCATGTAGGAGGCTGCGGTGATGAGGCCAAACCGGAGCTTCAGCTGCAGGAGTTCTGTTTTCAGCCGTACGTTCTCGTCGTTCAGTGCAAGAACCCTGTTCTCGAGGACCATGTCGTTGAGTCGTCGTTTCTCCCGGGAGCGCTTGGCCGCCTCGTTGTTCTTACGCCGCTTCTCCCAGTAGGAGGCGTCCTTCTTCTCGTCTGAGATAAACTCACGCTTGCGGCGACAAGACATGTTTGGCTTGGATTTCACAAGCCG
The nucleotide sequence above comes from Brachyhypopomus gauderio isolate BG-103 unplaced genomic scaffold, BGAUD_0.2 sc63, whole genome shotgun sequence. Encoded proteins:
- the nfil3-2 gene encoding nuclear factor, interleukin 3 regulated, member 2, with the protein product MESLNSPIPAKTLEDLETFSDYSNTLPSPEGDARPVRLVKSKPNMSCRRKREFISDEKKDASYWEKRRKNNEAAKRSREKRRLNDMVLENRVLALNDENVRLKTELLQLKLRFGLITAASYMEKSQQIGGPVSGTSGGSSSSHFYPGYSSGSHVIMNSDSSETEQSGLGEGHTQLVKYSPRGSLSDMSDGSSSDSPEPMIYDIKQEGAGLETEIANGTTTQIMFNIHRELPTPHHQHSFPSAYHNHQQQHRHQETIVSAVAPPLQAAQRSVILYRSRSVSYPVDGSRPQETGQQNMPQILPQSTDGPTGSTGSLAEVTEQLERKTLDSPPYEYVDGEVAEGQAYTAHHQRVALEAQKADATVPDLLHRQEVDDAQMFNISFPSVQDDEPPVLTYEGDPRNEGYYQGHSGKDNSSSDGDPRSSDKDASTDDEGPSSSCSDTGSYRQQSPLVGGPNSSPQSRENQAEVKGTALPHKLRLKHRAMSNGGAATQESPTTPPTYAQPLPQHPYLALLQSSQQLQAGKEREGQQTTAPCKQPISAEERQMDCGKKDGARNSRNKRND